The Anabaena sp. WA102 genome contains a region encoding:
- a CDS encoding transposase — protein sequence MRLKNFPEVVKTILKPLPKKDYPVLDTFSFVSVWLQYVMDKSIVSMRDLFQRLNNQGIDLKISNFSKASKKRDTQVFLEIITELNNQLRKKKGKEETQALFPIDSTIITLTSKLLWSQGYHQVKLFCGLDSLTSEVGGMVIHFGQGHDHKYGQETVEAIPSKGVGIMDRGFASSERISELKQQKNKAFVLRIKNNVTLEMLENGNCKVGKDEREVEIRVVAFCDIETKSEFRLATNLLNEGEEQVSNQEIMEIYIQRWQIELLWKFLKMHLKLDRLMTKNENGIRIQIMCCLIAYLILQLIEIPQEFGKTLLDKLRYLQSYMCQEISYVHWFRKLIWIR from the coding sequence ATGCGCTTAAAGAATTTCCCAGAAGTGGTCAAAACAATATTGAAACCATTGCCCAAAAAAGATTATCCAGTTCTGGACACATTTTCATTTGTATCAGTGTGGTTACAGTATGTCATGGATAAAAGTATAGTGAGTATGAGAGATTTATTTCAAAGACTAAATAATCAAGGGATAGATTTAAAAATATCAAATTTTTCCAAGGCAAGTAAAAAGAGAGATACTCAAGTATTTTTGGAGATAATAACTGAATTAAACAATCAACTGAGAAAGAAAAAAGGAAAGGAAGAAACCCAAGCATTATTTCCTATAGATTCAACAATTATTACATTAACAAGTAAATTATTATGGAGTCAAGGATATCATCAAGTAAAACTATTTTGTGGGTTAGATAGTTTGACATCAGAAGTTGGTGGAATGGTGATTCATTTTGGGCAAGGACATGACCATAAATATGGACAAGAAACAGTAGAAGCAATTCCGTCAAAAGGAGTAGGGATAATGGATAGAGGATTTGCATCCTCCGAAAGAATATCTGAATTAAAACAACAAAAAAATAAAGCTTTTGTCTTAAGAATTAAAAATAATGTCACTTTAGAAATGCTAGAAAATGGTAATTGTAAAGTTGGCAAAGATGAAAGAGAAGTGGAAATTAGAGTAGTAGCATTTTGTGATATAGAAACTAAGAGTGAATTTCGTTTAGCAACAAACTTATTAAATGAAGGAGAAGAGCAAGTTAGTAATCAAGAGATTATGGAAATTTACATACAAAGATGGCAAATTGAATTGTTATGGAAATTCTTAAAAATGCACCTCAAGTTAGACAGACTTATGACAAAGAATGAGAATGGAATTAGAATTCAGATAATGTGCTGTTTAATCGCTTATTTGATATTGCAACTAATAGAAATACCGCAAGAATTTGGCAAAACTTTATTAGATAAACTCCGTTATCTTCAGTCCTATATGTGTCAGGAAATAAGTTATGTTCATTGGTTTAGAAAACTTATTTGGATAAGATGA
- a CDS encoding HEPN domain-containing protein, translating into MKFNWAEYLELAKELADINSTISSDSETDSKPTISEAKLRSSISRAYYAAFCIARNYLRDVLHEPRLSKARTGDINEHQFVADEFRCNKSKNKKMIEIGNDLGRLRQSRNKADYDDTIYTLEKEVKFSLKIAQNIIEKITELIQDASK; encoded by the coding sequence ATGAAATTTAATTGGGCTGAATATCTTGAACTAGCCAAAGAACTAGCTGATATAAATTCTACCATTTCTAGTGATTCAGAAACAGATTCTAAACCCACAATATCTGAAGCAAAACTACGTTCATCTATAAGTAGAGCCTATTATGCTGCCTTTTGTATAGCTAGAAATTATTTACGAGATGTTTTACATGAGCCAAGATTGTCAAAAGCCAGAACTGGTGATATCAATGAACACCAATTTGTGGCAGATGAATTTAGATGTAATAAATCAAAAAATAAAAAAATGATAGAAATAGGAAATGATTTAGGTCGGCTTAGGCAATCTAGAAATAAAGCAGATTATGATGACACTATATATACTTTAGAGAAAGAGGTGAAATTTTCGTTGAAAATAGCTCAAAATATTATTGAAAAAATCACAGAATTAATTCAAGATGCAAGTAAGTAA